A genomic segment from Peribacillus sp. ACCC06369 encodes:
- a CDS encoding long-chain-fatty-acid--CoA ligase: MNVPLVLSHFLDRAALLYGDKKAIIGDDRVLTYSELNGRVNQLSNGLRDLGVKKGDKVAYLAPNSIEMLEGFYGVFQLGAVIVPLNIRLKPADYVYILNHSESKVLFVDQELYHLIAPIKDELGSVEHIIVHYKKEEINETDYNHWLDLFDTRSFNRESVDENDVSSLLYTSGTTGNPKGVMLTHRNNYLHALGAMHHFRVNDRDTYLHVLPMFHVNGWGAPFYYTANGATQVCLRKTTPEVIFDALEKHKVSIMHMAPTVLNSLFQYYERNVPIIKQDIRIVVAGSAPPPAFVTRVEKELGWEFIQIYGMTESTPVSLISLIRSEFDDLSEKEKYRMKAKAGYPIIGSEVRVIHDNGEEVVHDGVDIGEVIVRSHGVMLGYWKNEEATSQTLRNGWLHTGDMATIDENGNVDIVDRKKDIIISGGENISSIEVEGILYEHPDILEAAVIAVPHEKWGETPHAFIVLKTGADLTEDDIKNFTRENLAHFKSVTSVSFVSELPKTASGKIQKIHLRNDYWDSKGKTGRFVN; encoded by the coding sequence ATGAACGTACCATTAGTTTTATCGCATTTCTTAGATCGAGCAGCCTTACTATATGGCGATAAGAAAGCGATCATTGGTGATGACAGGGTTTTAACCTACTCAGAGTTGAACGGCCGTGTAAACCAGCTTTCAAATGGTTTAAGGGATCTTGGAGTCAAAAAGGGTGATAAGGTGGCATATTTGGCACCAAACTCCATTGAAATGCTTGAAGGATTTTATGGGGTATTTCAACTTGGGGCCGTAATCGTTCCATTGAATATCCGCTTGAAGCCTGCCGATTATGTATACATTTTGAACCATAGTGAGTCCAAGGTCCTTTTTGTAGATCAGGAATTGTATCATTTAATTGCTCCTATCAAGGATGAACTTGGATCGGTGGAACACATAATTGTACATTATAAAAAGGAAGAGATAAATGAAACCGATTACAATCATTGGCTGGACCTTTTTGATACCAGAAGCTTTAATCGGGAGTCGGTGGATGAAAATGATGTTTCGAGCCTCCTTTATACAAGCGGGACCACAGGAAATCCCAAAGGGGTGATGCTGACTCACCGCAACAACTATTTGCATGCCCTAGGTGCAATGCATCATTTCAGGGTCAATGACCGCGATACATATTTGCATGTACTGCCGATGTTCCACGTAAATGGTTGGGGTGCCCCATTTTATTATACGGCTAATGGTGCCACTCAAGTTTGTTTGAGGAAAACCACCCCAGAAGTGATATTTGATGCACTTGAAAAGCATAAGGTTTCCATAATGCATATGGCACCGACGGTTCTGAATTCACTGTTTCAATATTATGAACGGAATGTTCCGATAATCAAGCAGGATATCCGAATCGTTGTTGCGGGTTCCGCTCCGCCTCCAGCATTCGTTACAAGGGTAGAAAAAGAGTTAGGCTGGGAATTCATTCAAATATACGGAATGACCGAATCAACTCCGGTTAGTCTGATATCGCTGATTCGTTCTGAATTCGATGATCTTTCTGAAAAAGAAAAATACAGAATGAAGGCGAAAGCCGGATATCCCATCATAGGCAGTGAGGTAAGGGTTATCCATGACAATGGTGAGGAAGTGGTCCATGATGGCGTGGATATCGGGGAGGTCATCGTCCGCAGTCATGGAGTGATGTTAGGTTATTGGAAAAATGAAGAAGCGACCAGCCAGACACTTAGAAATGGATGGCTGCATACAGGGGATATGGCAACAATCGATGAAAATGGGAATGTTGATATCGTGGACCGCAAAAAGGATATAATCATAAGTGGTGGAGAAAATATTTCTTCCATAGAAGTGGAAGGAATCCTCTATGAACATCCGGACATTCTTGAAGCGGCAGTCATCGCCGTTCCGCATGAAAAGTGGGGGGAGACGCCGCATGCTTTCATTGTGCTAAAAACGGGTGCTGATTTAACGGAAGATGATATAAAGAACTTCACACGGGAAAATTTAGCTCATTTCAAATCAGTCACGAGCGTGTCGTTCGTCAGTGAGCTTCCAAAAACGGCATCTGGTAAAATACAAAAAATCCATCTCCGTAATGATTACTGGGACTCTAAGGGGAAAACAGGCAGATTCGTCAATTGA
- a CDS encoding MFS transporter: MKRIHYSWVILIITFFSIIVAGIVRSSSGVFIVPFENEFGWDRSIISLAFAISLFLYGLSGPFMAALIEVLGLKKMMVLAMSTLLAGIFLTFFMEHEWQLILIWGIIIGLGSGVFLTVLSPYVANRWFEKRRGLAVGILTASTATGQLILLPVLAIIIENHSWRWAIGLILVLSLIMLAIILLFMKNNPKEVGTLPYGLEEESQEAVTVQKKNPIAMAFQSLIEAVKVKEFWLLAGSFFICGLSTSGLIGTHFISYCISFGLPVVTAASLLSFMGIFDLIGTTVSGWLSDRFDNRWLLFWYYGLRGASLVLLPFALNEGSIALLIIFSVFYGLDWIATVPPTISISRQVFGMEKSGIVYGWIFAAHQMGAAVAAYGGGLIFKIFNSYTWAFFLAGVFCLLGSLFVILIKKQKAAIVVKDDEIRL; this comes from the coding sequence TTGAAACGTATTCATTATAGCTGGGTCATTTTAATCATAACATTCTTCTCGATCATTGTAGCCGGAATCGTTAGGTCATCATCGGGAGTATTCATCGTACCATTTGAAAATGAGTTCGGGTGGGACCGGTCCATCATTTCTTTAGCCTTCGCCATAAGTCTTTTTCTTTATGGATTATCGGGTCCATTCATGGCCGCCCTAATTGAAGTGCTTGGATTGAAGAAAATGATGGTATTGGCCATGTCCACTTTATTGGCAGGGATTTTCCTCACTTTTTTCATGGAGCATGAGTGGCAGCTCATTCTAATTTGGGGAATCATCATTGGATTGGGTTCTGGAGTTTTTTTAACGGTATTGAGCCCATATGTGGCAAATCGTTGGTTCGAGAAGAGGCGGGGCCTGGCGGTCGGGATACTGACGGCAAGTACGGCCACAGGTCAGCTCATTTTACTTCCGGTTTTAGCCATCATCATTGAGAATCACTCGTGGAGATGGGCGATTGGATTAATTTTGGTCCTTAGCTTGATCATGCTGGCAATCATCCTTTTATTCATGAAAAACAATCCGAAGGAAGTTGGCACTCTTCCATATGGATTAGAAGAGGAAAGTCAGGAGGCTGTTACAGTCCAAAAGAAGAACCCCATCGCCATGGCTTTTCAGTCGTTGATTGAAGCAGTGAAAGTCAAGGAATTCTGGTTATTGGCAGGAAGCTTTTTTATATGCGGACTTTCAACGAGCGGGTTGATCGGCACACATTTCATTTCTTATTGCATTAGTTTTGGATTACCGGTTGTTACGGCAGCCTCACTGCTATCTTTCATGGGGATCTTTGATTTGATTGGTACGACTGTATCCGGGTGGTTATCAGATCGTTTTGATAACCGTTGGTTGTTGTTTTGGTATTACGGTCTAAGGGGTGCTTCCCTCGTATTACTTCCTTTTGCACTAAATGAAGGCTCAATCGCCCTATTGATCATCTTCTCCGTTTTTTACGGATTGGATTGGATAGCTACTGTCCCTCCAACCATAAGCATTTCAAGACAAGTCTTTGGAATGGAGAAAAGTGGGATTGTATACGGTTGGATATTCGCGGCGCATCAGATGGGTGCAGCGGTGGCCGCGTACGGTGGAGGGCTAATTTTCAAAATATTCAACTCCTATACATGGGCATTCTTCCTTGCAGGAGTCTTTTGCTTATTGGGTAGCTTGTTTGTCATACTAATAAAAAAGCAAAAAGCTGCCATAGTGGTTAAAGATGATGAAATCAGGTTATAG
- a CDS encoding DUF418 domain-containing protein: MKGTMVPLQESKRIVSIDILRGLAILGIFLVNMPSFHSPLLYIDGAERWSGGWDRILYRFSDIVAQASFYPLFAFLFGFGAIILAVRSEEKGISFPLLFTKRLSFLLVLGCIHAFFIWHGDILINYAVFGFALLFFYKMKGRNLILLGSVCYVLPFAILGSLFLIMGIFDREGMAITTDSAMMKQSLEVYQSGTFTEIMSQRALDWYMVNNLFNAIILFLSIFPFFLIGAGVAKQGFLQNPSQYKRQFKAILIVSLLLGMSMKILPYVTVYHFGTIFVQDYFGGPLLTIFYITAITLLAEQAGASRLFHPLSYIGRMSMSNYLFQSIVCTVIFYSYGLGLYGSVSYTTGVVFLIALFCMQILLSLLWMGLFHYGPVEYVWRFVTYGKKPVMRRRGLDEKKCK, translated from the coding sequence ATGAAGGGCACGATGGTACCATTGCAGGAAAGTAAACGGATCGTAAGCATCGATATTTTACGTGGATTAGCCATTTTAGGGATTTTTTTAGTGAATATGCCTTCTTTCCACTCCCCGCTTTTGTACATAGATGGTGCTGAGCGATGGTCCGGAGGATGGGACAGGATTTTGTACAGATTCAGTGATATTGTCGCACAGGCCAGCTTTTATCCGTTATTTGCATTCCTGTTCGGTTTTGGGGCCATCATACTAGCTGTAAGGAGTGAAGAAAAGGGTATTTCATTTCCTTTATTATTTACGAAAAGGCTAAGTTTCCTGCTGGTGCTTGGGTGCATTCATGCTTTTTTCATCTGGCATGGGGACATCCTCATTAATTATGCTGTATTTGGGTTTGCATTATTGTTTTTTTATAAGATGAAGGGCAGGAATCTAATTCTGCTAGGCTCGGTTTGTTATGTCCTGCCATTTGCTATATTGGGTTCACTATTTCTTATAATGGGCATATTTGATAGGGAAGGGATGGCGATAACGACTGATTCTGCGATGATGAAACAGTCTTTGGAAGTTTATCAATCTGGTACATTTACGGAAATAATGAGTCAAAGAGCACTAGATTGGTATATGGTGAACAACCTCTTTAATGCTATTATCCTTTTTTTATCGATTTTTCCGTTTTTTTTAATTGGAGCAGGCGTTGCAAAGCAAGGCTTTCTCCAAAATCCAAGTCAATATAAACGACAATTCAAAGCGATATTGATTGTAAGCTTGCTGTTGGGCATGTCAATGAAGATACTGCCATATGTGACGGTATACCATTTTGGCACGATATTCGTACAGGATTATTTTGGCGGACCGTTACTTACGATTTTTTATATCACGGCAATAACTCTTTTGGCGGAACAGGCAGGAGCTTCCCGCCTGTTCCACCCCCTTTCGTATATCGGAAGGATGTCGATGAGTAACTACTTATTCCAATCGATAGTATGCACGGTCATTTTTTATTCATATGGTCTTGGTTTATATGGATCTGTCTCCTACACGACAGGGGTTGTTTTCCTAATAGCTCTTTTTTGCATGCAAATTTTGCTTTCCTTATTGTGGATGGGTCTGTTTCATTACGGACCGGTTGAATATGTATGGCGTTTTGTAACATATGGTAAAAAGCCAGTTATGCGTCGAAGAGGACTAGATGAGAAGAAATGTAAATGA
- a CDS encoding YisL family protein, producing the protein MTHMHITAWVIGIILFFVTYSMLKGGNPKAKMLHMITRLFYLLIFLTGGMLITDFGAYAVKIIVGIIVIAAMEMVLVRTKKGKSTSAMWILFIVALVFVLYLGLSLPQGMDFF; encoded by the coding sequence ATGACACATATGCATATTACAGCTTGGGTTATCGGAATCATTCTTTTCTTTGTCACATATTCGATGCTTAAAGGTGGAAATCCGAAAGCGAAAATGCTACATATGATAACACGTTTATTCTATCTATTGATTTTCCTTACTGGCGGAATGCTGATCACGGATTTTGGTGCTTACGCAGTAAAAATAATTGTCGGCATCATCGTGATTGCGGCGATGGAAATGGTGTTGGTCCGTACGAAAAAAGGTAAAAGCACAAGTGCCATGTGGATATTGTTCATCGTTGCGCTTGTATTCGTCCTTTATTTAGGGCTTTCCCTGCCACAAGGAATGGACTTTTTTTAA
- a CDS encoding DUF2777 domain-containing protein: protein MSQQQRTKLMNRQTRAFTEGTVENINQQWIFFDDETDEACSIEDHVDSIIEVYRGGRWQQGVVEEEGKILLHREITFLRENEPIRIRKKLLYSFERLLEELNDDSFFQFVTTLNSLDFSIYDCIYSYNQLTFLRAVPNQSGVNFFTFDNESQICLVQHHFSYGKKDHDRFEFTLNTGKRIVIEKVNSQ from the coding sequence ATGAGTCAGCAACAACGAACCAAGTTAATGAACAGGCAAACAAGAGCTTTTACCGAAGGAACAGTGGAAAATATCAATCAACAATGGATTTTTTTCGATGATGAAACAGATGAGGCCTGCTCCATCGAAGACCATGTTGATAGCATCATTGAAGTTTACAGGGGTGGGCGCTGGCAGCAAGGAGTTGTTGAAGAAGAGGGAAAAATCCTGCTTCACCGGGAAATCACCTTCTTAAGGGAAAATGAGCCCATTCGGATCCGCAAAAAGCTGCTCTACTCTTTTGAACGTTTATTGGAAGAATTGAACGACGATTCCTTTTTCCAATTTGTAACGACCTTGAATTCACTTGATTTTTCTATTTATGATTGTATATATAGCTATAATCAGCTCACTTTTTTAAGGGCTGTCCCTAACCAGTCCGGCGTGAATTTCTTCACTTTTGATAACGAGAGCCAAATATGTCTCGTTCAGCACCACTTTTCTTATGGGAAGAAGGATCACGATCGTTTTGAATTCACCCTGAACACCGGAAAAAGAATCGTCATTGAGAAAGTGAATTCACAATAA
- the asnB gene encoding asparagine synthase (glutamine-hydrolyzing): MCGITGWVHFQKDLRKETKTVENMTKTLAKRGPDEENVWSEAHVAFGHKRLTVVDAEGGKQPMSKDQKNGRYTLCYNGELYNTEDIRKQLLLKGYSFKGHSDTEVLLTSYIEWKEKCIDLFNGIFAFAIWDEKDQKLFIARDRMGVKPLFYAERDGGFIFGSELKAILAHPDVKTEIDRDGLAEVFGVGPSRKPGSGVFHNIQELRPAHALTLSRQGLRIWRYWNVKSEEHRDTLDETAEKVRFLVEDAVTRQLVSDVPLCTFLSGGLDSSAITAIAANAYQKEGKGRLHTYSIDYEDNERYFKANDFQPNSDGHWIKKMSDTFNTVHHSSIITQEQLTDYLTEAVLVRDLPGMADVDSSLLWFCKEIKQDFVVGLSGECADEIFGGYPWFHREDDLNRAGFPWMRSTGERVSLLKTGWREKLKLEEFANEAYLTTLAETPKLEGENGVAAKRRELFYVNLLWFMTTLLDRKDRMSMGASLEVRVPFADHRLVEYAWNIPWEMKMEGNREKGILRKALEGLLPDEVLYRKKSPYPKTHNPIYTDRVQAWLKDLLSDKNSVLHEFFDKQKLTDIVDSKGAAFKVPWFGQLMSGPQLLAHLAQTHVWFKEYDIQIID; encoded by the coding sequence ATGTGTGGGATAACAGGCTGGGTGCATTTTCAAAAAGATTTACGGAAGGAAACAAAAACAGTTGAAAATATGACAAAAACGTTGGCAAAGCGGGGGCCAGACGAGGAAAATGTTTGGAGCGAAGCCCATGTTGCCTTTGGTCATAAACGGTTAACGGTTGTCGATGCGGAAGGCGGAAAACAGCCGATGTCGAAAGATCAAAAAAACGGCAGATATACGCTTTGTTATAATGGAGAGCTATATAACACCGAAGACATTCGAAAACAGCTATTATTAAAAGGATATTCCTTTAAGGGTCATTCTGATACAGAAGTTTTACTTACTTCTTATATAGAATGGAAAGAAAAATGCATTGACTTGTTCAATGGGATTTTTGCGTTTGCAATTTGGGATGAAAAGGATCAGAAATTATTCATTGCAAGAGATCGGATGGGGGTAAAGCCACTCTTTTATGCAGAAAGGGACGGGGGATTCATTTTTGGCTCTGAATTGAAGGCGATTTTAGCCCACCCGGATGTTAAAACGGAGATCGACCGCGACGGGTTGGCTGAAGTTTTTGGTGTGGGCCCATCCCGAAAGCCAGGTTCCGGTGTTTTTCATAATATCCAAGAGTTAAGACCTGCCCATGCTCTAACATTATCAAGGCAAGGGCTCCGAATTTGGAGGTATTGGAATGTGAAAAGCGAAGAACATCGGGATACCCTCGATGAGACGGCCGAGAAGGTCCGCTTCCTTGTCGAGGATGCAGTGACTCGTCAACTTGTATCTGATGTTCCACTTTGTACCTTCTTGTCAGGAGGGCTGGACTCTAGCGCCATAACGGCCATTGCGGCAAACGCCTATCAAAAAGAAGGGAAAGGACGGCTGCATACGTATTCCATTGATTATGAAGATAATGAGCGCTATTTTAAGGCAAATGATTTTCAGCCTAACTCTGATGGACATTGGATTAAAAAGATGTCGGATACCTTTAACACGGTTCACCATTCATCGATCATCACTCAAGAACAGTTAACGGATTATTTAACGGAAGCTGTCCTTGTAAGGGACCTTCCAGGGATGGCGGATGTCGATTCCTCATTACTTTGGTTTTGTAAGGAAATCAAGCAGGATTTTGTCGTAGGCCTGTCCGGTGAGTGTGCGGACGAAATTTTTGGCGGTTATCCTTGGTTTCATCGTGAAGATGATTTAAATCGTGCTGGTTTTCCATGGATGAGATCGACCGGGGAACGGGTATCGTTATTGAAAACGGGATGGCGTGAGAAATTGAAGCTGGAGGAATTTGCGAATGAAGCCTATTTGACCACCCTTGCCGAAACTCCTAAATTGGAAGGGGAAAACGGTGTAGCAGCAAAGCGTAGAGAACTTTTCTATGTGAATTTATTATGGTTCATGACGACGCTTCTTGACCGGAAGGATCGGATGAGTATGGGGGCAAGTCTAGAGGTGCGCGTCCCATTTGCCGATCATCGACTTGTAGAATATGCATGGAACATTCCTTGGGAAATGAAAATGGAAGGCAACCGTGAAAAGGGTATTCTGAGGAAAGCGTTGGAGGGACTGTTACCGGATGAGGTATTATATCGTAAAAAAAGTCCATATCCAAAAACCCACAACCCTATATATACTGACCGTGTGCAGGCGTGGCTGAAAGACTTACTGAGTGATAAAAATTCGGTCTTGCATGAGTTTTTCGATAAACAGAAGCTAACGGATATAGTGGATTCCAAAGGAGCCGCTTTTAAAGTGCCGTGGTTCGGGCAATTGATGTCAGGTCCCCAGTTACTGGCTCACTTAGCACAAACCCATGTATGGTTCAAGGAATATGATATTCAAATAATCGATTAA
- a CDS encoding glycoside hydrolase family 13 protein → MEFSSIHHRPNDNYGYPINTETLHIRLRTKKQDISSAGLIFGDPYISDNGQWQYEELPMSLSGSDNRYDYWHIYVKPTYRRIRYGFKVLSEDESAIYTEKGFFKEPPRDPGCYFAIPYLHQNEVFGAPEWVKDTIWYQIFPERFANGNPDNDPEGVKPWGSEDPAVDNFFGGDFEGIIEHLDYLEKLGINGIYFTPIFHAHSNHKYDTIDYRKIDPQFGTKETLKTLINECHKRNIRVMLDAVFNHSGYYFPPFQDLLEKGEDSKYKDWFHPHSFPLKGGERPNYETFGFFESMPKLNTANPEVKEYLLEVSAYWIKEFDIDAWRLDVANEVDQPFWREFRTTVKSIKPDLYILGEIWHDSMPWLRGDQFDAVMNYPFTNQVFRLVASQTINAREFTEEMTAIYHSYPTNVFDVTFNLLGSHDTPRIFTDCGEDLDRAKLIHAILLTFNGSPCIYYGDEIGLTGGMDPGCRKCMVWEEEKQNTELFNEIKALIHLRKEERLLANDGEFKFLNTNGNENIVAYQKYNGERSVVILINPTDVQQSFTLPIDLKGRTLTDLRTKETTQECQFELGGYQYKILAFNL, encoded by the coding sequence ATGGAATTTTCATCCATACACCATAGACCTAATGACAATTACGGCTATCCCATCAACACTGAAACCCTACATATCCGTCTACGTACGAAAAAACAAGATATCTCCTCAGCTGGATTGATTTTTGGGGACCCATACATTTCAGATAATGGACAATGGCAGTACGAAGAACTTCCCATGAGTTTATCAGGCAGCGATAACCGTTATGATTATTGGCATATTTATGTGAAGCCTACCTACAGAAGAATTCGGTATGGGTTCAAGGTCCTCTCAGAAGATGAAAGTGCCATTTACACGGAAAAGGGTTTCTTTAAAGAACCCCCCCGAGATCCGGGATGCTATTTCGCGATTCCCTATCTACATCAAAATGAAGTATTCGGCGCACCAGAATGGGTCAAAGATACAATTTGGTATCAAATTTTTCCTGAACGATTCGCGAACGGAAACCCTGACAACGATCCGGAAGGTGTTAAACCTTGGGGAAGTGAAGACCCGGCAGTGGATAATTTTTTTGGTGGGGACTTCGAAGGAATCATTGAACATTTAGATTACCTAGAGAAGCTCGGCATCAACGGAATCTATTTCACGCCAATCTTCCATGCCCACTCCAATCACAAATACGATACGATTGATTATCGGAAAATCGATCCGCAATTCGGAACGAAGGAAACATTGAAAACACTGATAAACGAATGCCACAAACGGAATATCCGAGTCATGCTAGATGCCGTTTTTAACCATAGCGGCTACTATTTCCCCCCATTTCAGGATTTACTCGAAAAAGGAGAAGATTCGAAATATAAGGATTGGTTCCATCCACACAGCTTTCCTCTCAAAGGAGGGGAAAGGCCCAATTATGAAACGTTCGGTTTTTTTGAATCGATGCCAAAATTGAATACTGCGAATCCGGAGGTGAAAGAATATCTTCTCGAAGTCTCAGCCTATTGGATTAAGGAATTCGATATAGACGCCTGGCGACTCGATGTGGCAAATGAAGTCGACCAACCATTCTGGCGTGAATTTCGAACAACGGTGAAAAGTATAAAGCCTGACCTTTACATTCTTGGTGAAATTTGGCATGACTCCATGCCATGGCTTCGCGGTGATCAGTTCGATGCTGTCATGAATTACCCTTTTACCAACCAAGTTTTCCGCCTGGTCGCTTCACAAACCATCAATGCACGCGAGTTCACCGAAGAAATGACAGCCATCTATCATAGTTACCCGACCAATGTTTTTGACGTGACGTTCAATCTCCTTGGAAGCCATGATACACCGCGGATTTTCACGGATTGCGGGGAAGATTTAGATCGAGCCAAGCTCATCCACGCAATCCTGCTTACTTTCAACGGCAGCCCCTGTATATACTATGGAGATGAAATCGGCTTAACCGGAGGCATGGATCCAGGATGCCGAAAGTGCATGGTTTGGGAAGAAGAAAAACAAAATACCGAGCTTTTCAATGAAATTAAGGCATTGATCCATTTACGAAAAGAAGAACGATTACTTGCCAATGACGGAGAGTTCAAATTCCTAAATACAAACGGAAACGAAAATATCGTGGCCTACCAAAAATATAATGGCGAACGTTCTGTCGTTATCCTCATCAATCCGACGGATGTCCAGCAATCCTTCACTCTCCCTATTGATTTGAAGGGGCGTACACTAACGGATTTAAGAACAAAAGAAACAACACAGGAATGCCAATTTGAATTGGGTGGATATCAATATAAAATTCTCGCATTCAATCTTTGA
- a CDS encoding extracellular solute-binding protein: protein MKKLIFHLFMSMFLIFIVSACGSSSDLENKVVKENKKNEEASNEAKPKKLIIWEEKGKAEALKPVLEAFEKEYGIKVEHEELEIATEMYERLRRDGPIGNGKAPDVVTFSHEKVGKIVKEGLIQEVKVSDEVLNAFIESSIRGEMYQDKVFGLPKSVNTSVFIYNKKLMAKPPETMNDLYKMAKELRQGNVYGYYAKWNDFHDGYGVMAGMGGYTFKDKNGNLDPSDIGLNNKGAVKGAAYIQKWYKADLISKGDKAAIEKLFSQGDLASFMSDGNSFSERKDTGFAPLPELPNGQPMKTFMEIKGWHVTAFTKHPDWSTKLVEYLTNDDNAMQRYEITGEIPPNNSIKHNAAIKENERAQALSIQIQYAEPVPNIPEMNKVWGPMNSAMDDIATEKAKPKRALDKAVKTIKKER from the coding sequence GTGAAGAAGCTGATTTTTCATTTGTTCATGTCCATGTTCTTGATTTTTATTGTAAGTGCTTGTGGATCCAGTTCAGATTTGGAAAATAAAGTAGTGAAAGAAAATAAGAAAAACGAAGAAGCCAGTAATGAAGCGAAACCGAAAAAATTGATCATTTGGGAGGAAAAAGGTAAAGCGGAGGCCCTAAAGCCAGTGCTTGAAGCATTTGAAAAAGAATATGGAATCAAAGTTGAGCATGAAGAGCTGGAAATAGCTACCGAGATGTATGAACGGCTTCGTCGTGATGGGCCGATTGGAAACGGAAAAGCCCCGGATGTGGTAACTTTTTCTCATGAAAAAGTCGGGAAAATCGTAAAGGAAGGCCTAATTCAGGAAGTGAAAGTGAGTGATGAAGTATTAAATGCCTTCATTGAATCTTCAATTAGAGGCGAGATGTATCAAGATAAGGTATTTGGATTGCCGAAATCCGTAAACACTTCCGTTTTCATTTATAATAAAAAATTGATGGCTAAGCCTCCTGAAACGATGAATGATTTATATAAAATGGCGAAGGAATTAAGACAAGGTAACGTGTATGGTTATTATGCCAAATGGAATGATTTCCATGATGGGTATGGAGTAATGGCTGGAATGGGAGGTTACACATTTAAAGATAAGAATGGAAATCTAGACCCTTCGGACATTGGTTTGAATAATAAGGGTGCTGTAAAAGGAGCTGCGTATATCCAAAAATGGTATAAAGCGGATTTGATCTCAAAAGGCGACAAGGCAGCGATCGAGAAGTTGTTTAGTCAAGGGGATTTGGCTTCTTTCATGAGTGACGGTAACTCATTTTCCGAGAGAAAGGATACAGGATTTGCCCCCTTGCCCGAATTGCCAAATGGTCAGCCAATGAAAACGTTCATGGAAATCAAAGGCTGGCATGTAACAGCATTCACAAAACATCCTGATTGGTCTACGAAGTTAGTTGAATATTTGACAAACGATGATAATGCAATGCAACGTTATGAAATAACAGGGGAAATTCCTCCTAATAATTCAATCAAACACAATGCAGCAATCAAGGAAAATGAAAGGGCACAAGCCTTAAGCATACAAATACAATACGCTGAACCTGTGCCGAATATTCCGGAAATGAATAAGGTATGGGGACCGATGAATTCTGCCATGGATGATATAGCCACTGAAAAAGCAAAACCAAAAAGGGCTTTGGATAAAGCGGTTAAGACGATAAAAAAAGAACGATAA